The genomic window GTAGCGCGCCTTATCGGCGCCTTTTGCCAGGGTGTCGCGCAACCCGGCAGGATCAGCCAGCAGGTCTTCCCTTTTCTGCCGATAGGGCTCGAAGGTATCGCGGATGGTTTCAAACAGCTCCTGTTTAACCTCGCCATATCCGAGCCCGCCCGCTTCGTACCGTTTGCGCAAATCAGCCTGGCCGGTCTTGTCCAGAAACAACGAATAGATCTGGTAGACATTGCAGGTGTCGGGATCTTTCGGTTCCTCGACCGGCGTCGGATCGGTGACAATCCGCATGACCTGTTTACGTAACGCCTTTTCCTCGAGGAAGAGATCAATCGTATTGCCGTAGCTCTTGCTCATCTTCTGACCGTCGAGTCCGGGGACGGTCGCCACCTCGTCATCAATCTCCGGTTCGGGGAGGGTAAAGATTTCACCGTATTCGTTATTGAACTTGATCGCGATGTCGCGCGTCACCTCGACGTGCTGTTTCTGATCCTTGCCGACCGGCACCTTGTTGCTCTGGAAGAGCAGGATGTCGGCGGCCATCAGGACCGGATAGGCGAACAGGCCGTGATTGGCGGCTATCCCCTTGGTCACTTTGTCCTTGTAGCTGTGGCAGCGTTCAAGCAGACCCATCGGCGTGAAGTTAGAAAGATACCAGGTCAGCTCCTGGACCTCGGGCAGGTCCGACTGCACCCAGAAAGTGCTTTTCTCAGGGTCAAGGCCGAGGGCAATAAAGCTGGCGGCCGCTTCCAGGGTGCCACGGGCCAGCGCCTTGCCATCACTCAGCGATGTCATGGCATGATAGTTGGCGATAAAGCAGAAAAGTTCTTCCTGCTCCTGGTATTTGATCATCTTGTCCATCATCCCGAAAAAATTTCCGAGATGCAGAGCGCCGGAAGGCTGGATACCGGATAGGACGCGCATGTGAGGAGTCTCCTTCAAGTTGGAACAAATGAAAAACCGCGATCGATTAGTGATCGGCGGTATTTGAATCTTGATCCTGAATCCAGATCAGTTACTGACCCGCGAGAAACAACGCCCGATTGTATTGATTCAAAAGACGGCGCAAAATTATCATTGCATTAACCGGACAGTTTCATGGTGCTGTAAATTAGCAGGATGAGTATGCTTCGTCAATAGTCACGAAACAGCTTGCTTACCGGATGACCGGTGTCATAATGAAAGAAATAATCAATTTCTTGACTGGGGAGCAGAGAATGGAAA from Desulfuromonas sp. includes these protein-coding regions:
- the trpS gene encoding tryptophan--tRNA ligase — encoded protein: MRVLSGIQPSGALHLGNFFGMMDKMIKYQEQEELFCFIANYHAMTSLSDGKALARGTLEAAASFIALGLDPEKSTFWVQSDLPEVQELTWYLSNFTPMGLLERCHSYKDKVTKGIAANHGLFAYPVLMAADILLFQSNKVPVGKDQKQHVEVTRDIAIKFNNEYGEIFTLPEPEIDDEVATVPGLDGQKMSKSYGNTIDLFLEEKALRKQVMRIVTDPTPVEEPKDPDTCNVYQIYSLFLDKTGQADLRKRYEAGGLGYGEVKQELFETIRDTFEPYRQKREDLLADPAGLRDTLAKGADKARYAALKTLRKVRKKVG